In the Ipomoea triloba cultivar NCNSP0323 chromosome 6, ASM357664v1 genome, one interval contains:
- the LOC116023635 gene encoding uncharacterized protein LOC116023635, which produces MEPNNLPVIAKKFWSIVRAALFMLKQGICKRKLMLDLNLMLKRGKIAGKAAIHNLMLHHGNHHHHHLSVFSAAAAHRRSSYPALPNEYEFSCSNSPAYYKKSKHHALHFPCAHAPPTDDDGVVTVNSLMKALEMHALQSETASPALPGFGRTPLVRQLRVTDSPFPLRDSEVDCHVDQAAEEFISRFYKGLRAAKELNI; this is translated from the coding sequence ATGGAGCCAAACAATTTGCCGGTGATAGCGAAGAAATTTTGGAGCATTGTGAGGGCGGCGCTTTTCATGTTGAAGCAAGGTATATGCAAGAGGAAGCTAATGCTTGATCTCAATCTAATGCTCAAGCGCGGAAAAATCGCCGGAAAAGCCGCAATTCACAACCTGATGTTACACCACggcaaccaccaccaccaccacctatCCGTCTTCTCCGCCGCGGCCGCCCACCGCCGCTCCTCCTACCCCGCCCTTCCTAACGAGTACGAGTTCAGCTGCAGCAACAGCCCCGCGTACTACAAGAAGAGCAAGCACCACGCGCTGCACTTCCCGTGCGCCCACGCGCCGCCCACCGACGACGACGGCGTCGTCACCGTCAACTCGCTCATGAAGGCCCTGGAGATGCACGCGCTGCAGAGCGAAACGGCGTCCCCTGCGTTGCCCGGTTTCGGGCGGACTCCGTTAGTGAGGCAGCTCAGGGTCACGGACTCGCCCTTCCCGTTGCGAGACTCCGAGGTCGACTGCCACGTGGACCAGGCGGCGGAGGAGTTCATTTCCAGGTTCTACAAAGGCTTGAGGGCTGCAAAGGAATTGAATATTTAG
- the LOC116022875 gene encoding uncharacterized protein LOC116022875, which translates to MEPNNLPVIAKKFWSIVRAALFMLKQGICKRKLMLDLNLMLKRGKIAGKAAIHGLIFHRGNHHHLSVFAAAAAAHRRSSDPPNEYEFSCSNSPAYKKSKHALHFPCAHAPPTDDDNGVVTVNSFMKALEMHALQSETASPALPGFGRTPLARQLRVTDSPFPVGDAEADCHVDEAADEFISRFYKDLRLQSN; encoded by the coding sequence ATGGAGCCAAACAATTTGCCAGTGATAGCGAAGAAGTTTTGGAGCATTGTGAGAGCGGCGCTTTTCATGTTGAAGCAAGGCATATGCAAGAGGAAGCTTATGCTTGATCTCAATCTAATGCTCAAGCGCGGCAAGATCGCCGGAAAAGCCGCCATCCACGGCCTCATCTTCCACCGCGGCAACCACCACCACTTGTCCGTCTTCGCCGCCGCGGCCGCCGCCCACCGCCGCTCCTCCGACCCGCCTAACGAGTACGAGTTCAGCTGCAGCAACAGCCCCGCGTACAAGAAAAGCAAGCACGCGCTACACTTCCCGTGCGCTCACGCGCCGCCCACCGACGACGACAATGGCGTCGTCACCGTCAACTCGTTCATGAAGGCGCTGGAGATGCACGCGCTGCAGAGCGAAACGGCGTCGCCTGCGTTGCCGGGATTCGGGAGGACTCCGCTAGCGAGGCAGCTCAGGGTGACGGACTCGCCGTTCCCGGTGGGAGACGCGGAGGCGGACTGCCACGTGGACGAGGCGGCGGATGAGTTCATTTCCAGGTTCTACAAAGATTTGAGGCTGCAAAGtaattag